In Acipenser ruthenus chromosome 1, fAciRut3.2 maternal haplotype, whole genome shotgun sequence, the genomic stretch aatagctaaaaaaataaaaaataaaaacctagaaATGTTCATAAGTGACATCTGCGCACAAGTACACCAAGCGAAACTTAATGATAACAATTTTGGCAGGAATGGGTTCATCATTCTATAACAGACAGCATTTTTGGGGTCCTGTGAATTAAAAGTACATTCAAAACTGTGATtgctgtttcttcataaaaaaaatatgttttctggtgaaaaaaataaaaataaatacataataacttAAATTCATGATATTAGATTTATCTTAAATTAATTCACAATACGGCCTAGGTGTACATTTTaatggtaaactgagcatgaccCAGAAACTCGGCTCTCGTCTGTAAAAGCAGAGCATCCCAAACACCCGGGCTGAATTCTCAAAATCAGATCGTGCCAGTATTTAAGATGTTATTTGAAAAGCAAAATGGACCAGAAtttggcaataataataataataataataataataataataataataataataataataataataataataataataataaattaggtataataataataataaggtctcAAAAAACAGGACTCATGAACCAGTTGAAATAAAGCAGTTTAACCTTTTTATAAGTCACAAGAAACGCCAATAAAGATGTTTACATGCTTTGATATTTTTTCCTATAAAATCTACAGATAgcatttttagtaaaaaaaaataaataagaatttacTACACCAGAAATAGAAAGCAATTGACATAAACAAATCAAAATTCAAGCAGTTTTAATCACGTACCAGGGGTGGAGGCAGGGGTGGAGTCAGGGGTGGAGTCAGGGGTGGGGTCAGGGGTAGAGTCAGGGGTGGAGTCAGGGTGTGTGCACACATCTACCAGACACGCTGCACCAGCTTGCAGCTTTACCCTATTGGCAAGCTCTGGGTAACAGAACGCAACCATTGACTCTCGCAGTGTAAGGGCAGATCTGCAACATACAATCCCAAATCAAATGCTTCAGGgctcatttagcttcagatttagctggcaaaataaatatttattttgagaaaaccCCGATTGATTTTTTCAGATTTACTGTAATTGCTGaacaataatgtttttcagatttatctgttaaGTAAATGTTGaattgccaagtgtaaaaaaaaaaaatatgtgatttcCATTAAATCCGGAAAacaaacacctgttaaaatataaattgtCAGCGGGGGACGCAACAAAATGTTTGCTAAGTGAGAGGGGCGGCATACAAAAagtttgtgcaccactgctctaTTGTGTCTCAGTCCATTGCAATCCTTCCGCCACCTAGGTCCTTAAAAACTGAATTGCACACCTATAGGCCTAACACAGTCAATCATGGAAAAAGCATAGTGAAACCACATACCGCAATAGAAGAATGGTCAAAACTGCAAACAAGTATGGTTAACCCAAACACCACATTTAAAAGCATTCCATCAAGATAATCCACATACAAATCTGGATAAAAATCACAATTGCAGGAGTCAGCTGTGAAGGTATTATCACTTACAGTTCAGGCTAGCAGTCTTCACAGCCACAACAGATTAACAGAAGGTTAGGATTCCATGAAGCACTCTGCCATATATATTTCAAAGTCTCTAAAGAGACCACACTGCACAGCAGTCCTGTCTTACTTTGTTATGGTCTGCGCAGTGCACGTTATGCCACGTTTCTATCTGCACCAAGAAACCAgcctgtaaaactcaatctcttCTTGtaccagtatcaaactggggctgcttCTGGTTCCATCTGCTGTCTAAAATCCAATTCAAAGATATGTATATGTCACGTTGCTGTATTGAATTTATAAGTAAATAAACCAtccaatatttaataatattgtaatttaaaataagaTCTCCGTTCTTCCTTGCTTTTTTTTCCTGCTGTCCAAGGTTTAAAACCCACCTCTCATGTGCTTCATATTGGAGCCTCATTATGTAACTTTCTCCTTCTGTGCGAGTTGTAGAGATCAACTCTATTACAGTCCAAACTGGTGTTGATGGAAGTGAACAGGAATGATTTCAAATTAATGGCAGATGGAAACCTACCATGTCTTCGTGCCGTTCCTTTCATATCAACTATACTCAACACTTGCttcaacatgcttttaaaatgctgGGGCTGGTGAATTACAGTTAAATGTTTTCAATGAGAGGGGCACTCTGTACAGAACATTGGGCTGGTGGATCTAAGTGTCTCTTTCTGAGCTGTGGTTCAACAGAGGGTTGTTTAACTATATGAGAAGTTAAACAGTTCAGTATTAGGAACTAAACAGTCATAGAGATGCCTGGGTATGAATCAACATAACGATATAATCACCACACACTCTAGTATTCCCGGAACTGCCCATCTttacaagcatttaaaaaaaataaaagacaatttAGTTTGACTTTGTCTTCCTACACCCAGACAGAATTATAAAGGCATATGTTAGAGAGAAACTTAATTAATTTTGCACAGACCAAGCTTAAATAATCTGTattaatttttaatattttaatgtgcCCAAAGGGGTGGGTAGTAACCTACAGGGTGCAACTGTAAGGAAGCTGCAAATTACTTTTCAACTGcttaaattaaatgtatgtgACAGGAATCAAACGCGAAGGTTAAAAGAAGGCCACTAAAAGATCTAGCATTAGTGCATGGTACGCTGCTGTATGTCACCAGTTATttctttaccttttttttgttttattttactactTCATGCAGCCCGTCATTTGAAAAAAATTTAATATATTAGGCAAAGAAAACATGATCCAGGGTTATCACATTCACACATATATGCTAGGTTATTTCAGCTTTTGTCATATCACACAATGACACAGCATGGGTTATTCACCATAGTGTAGGTGAATGACAACAGCTACATGAAACAGGTCTGCTTTTACACTAAAAAGTTGTCTATAAACAGGCAAAATTGTATTCGCAATCTGAAAGTACTAAGTAAAGAATGTCAAAACTGAAAAGCATCTTTTCTTTCTATTTTGAGATTTTTTTCCTTGTTATTCTGTCAGGACAGAGAGGTGTTGCATTGTTAAAATATTCCTAGTGATGTCTGTGCAGTCCCCTACAGGGAGTTAAGAGGTGTCTTGTCTGCTGTAGATGCAACATCATATTGTCAAGACTTTCACACAATTGCATTTTCAGTTTATTATATTTCTGCTTAGCAGCTCAGGGTCTCAGCATCATTATGCACACCAGATTAAATATACTTCTACAACTTTCTGCTCTAGTCCACTTTCATCACGGTCCCAGTGGTGATTTCTTTCACATTATTAGAATGTTAGAATATTATATGTAATCTCTTGCAGACTGATAAAAGGGCAGGTAAATGTTCTTATACTTTAAATTGCAACGTTGTAAAGATGGCCTGACTTTACCTTTTCCAAGTGCTTCTGCTATGTCAGTTACTACCTGTATCTTCAAGAACATCTCCAAAAATAGCAGTTTTATTTTGAGTGACAGTAAAGGATGCACAAACTCTGAAAGGGATAGATCATctacgtaaaaaaaataataaaaacctgtttaatatcatGTTGTGTGTCATGTACTATTTTTTGtcagattattattttaccaaaaaaaaaaaaaagcttctgaaTATGTGGTATGGGAAAGTGAGATGGGGAAGCATACTAAAGTTGATCTGTACACTAAagcatttggggggggggggggctcccaagtggtgcatccggtaaaggcgctttgcgtggagtgcagaatgcgccctatagcctggacgtcgccggtttgagaccaggctattccattgcagaccgtggacaggagtttccagggggcggtgcacaattggtcgggtgtcctcggctcaccgcacaccagcgacccgtggtctggccaggcgcctgcaggcttgcctgtaagctgcccagagctgcattgtcctccaacgctgcacctctgaggtggctgcagtgtggagtagtggttagggctctggactcttgaccagagggttgtgggttcaatccccagtgggggacactgctgttgtacccttgagcaaggtattttacctagattgctccagtaaaaacacaactatataaatgggtaattgtatgtaaaaataatgtgatatctgtacaatgtgaaataatgtataatgtgatatcttgtaacaattgtaagtcgccctggataagggcatctgctaagaaataaataataataaaaataataaagaagcgggcagctaacggcacacgcttcggaggacagcgtgtgttcgtcttcacccctcctgagtcagcgcaggggtcgtagcggtgagctgagctttaaaaaaaatttgacattccaaattgggggaaaataattgactacatttttgttatatataaaaaaatagaaaaaaaaagcatttgggaCTGAAACCACTGCAAAATCACTTCCTGACAATCAGCCTTTAGGATCCTTTTCTCATAGGTAATTCAGCAAGGTAAAACTTAAACATAAGAATctcaagtcaagtagacaaaagtTTCAGCTAAATGCCTTCATCTGTATATTGTGCTTCAGCATAACCTCACTGCCAAAATAAATAGTGTCCATGCAGTGCTTCAGATAATGTTTTGGGTCTGTTAGTAACTTACCATCtatttttaacactgagagagtaaaatgcaacattaccttgaagtcatgaataatctcaataaatactgtacaatgtttAATGGTAATGGGTAGGCacaaaatttttttaaaaaaaaataaaaagagccttccattttaactgcaatgtttaCTTCTACTGCTATACAACCAcatgtgtgttctacaaggttctttatcagctcagcgctttttttcaaggtatcacactggctctgcaaattaattaagttacttatattttaacattacatcctTAAACTTGGTGAACATGTTAGAATTTCAATATAAAGTCATACAGATAAATAAGGAAATGcaataataagttataaaacagtttgttgaaTATTATAGGCACTTTTTTGAGTAGTTGCCTCGgatgatggttccagttggatttgtagctggactggggtgtttacgcttcaacctatGTAgcttctaatttttatttttttaatattcttactgtgattggctgcaaagataTGAGGGCTAGCCCGAGACTGGGTAACGTTTGTTGGTGTTggtttcttgtgtacagtttccatGTAAATGAAGACATTGCATTTTGGGAGATGTTGTTTgcggaagttttaggggaggcagacaagttGTGCAGCAAtattgctatgcgtatttttacgcattcaatttaaatttagtctgcatttcagattttttttaaatgcgtaaaagcggcaggtacgcagcttatctggaccgctgtgTCCATGGACAATATTCTGATATCGGGTCAAAAAATGTACAATAGTTAAAAATGCCACCTTACAGTGGAGAAGTCTTGACCACTGTCCCAGGACTGGCAGAAAATTCTGCTCATGGACCGATGAAGGCACTAGAAAGTTggtctacttgactttgttttaCCTACTCATAAGCCGAGCATGATAGAGTAGGAGGGAAATCTGCGTCCTGCCCATATGTCCCTGTGCAGTTTCAATGTGTATTCTGACTGACTATACCCGCTGACTATTTGTTTTAATACCCTGAAGAATTACCTGCTTGTTGAAAGGAAAAACCAAACACAGTACAACAAACAATACCCAAGTACATTATTACAATGATTACAAGGCATTTAATAGTGTTTTTAAATTCCTCAGATATAGTTAGAAAATTAGATTGACGAAATGTCAAGTGCTACATCAAATGACAAGACACCATTTTTATACAAAAGTCttcactatatatacagtatgcacacacattatacagttatGAATGTCAGAACATGAggtaaaacatttacaaaactaAGTTACTGTAAGTAGACAAAGTTTATCTAAATCTGCTGGTATCCTAAAAAGACAGAATGTAGTGTTGGATATTCAGACAGTCATTACCACCTTTTTAAAACAGAATGATATTGACAGACATCCAGGACAGATAATGTATATTAAGACATTAGTCCCTGTATTATATAAGGCACAAATACCAACATATATTTATTGTGTAAATTAATGACAGTTTTGCAGTAATACCCAGCGTTTCTTGGCTTAACTATAGAATTCAAAAACACCACTACATATGCTTCTAACAAAGTACCAACTCTCAACACAACTGTCTAGGATTGGTGTGTCTTCATAAAAACTTTCATAAATTCTGCAAGCTTTCTTGCCTCTTCCACTGTGATAGCGTTATAAAGAGAGACTCTGATTCCTCCCACAGACCTGAAATGTAAAGAAGGAACCCTCTTAATACACTATTTCTGAAGTTAGACAAGGCAACAGCAGTGGCCAACAAAATAAAAGTAATCCACACATTATTCatgggttaataataataataaatgtgtaaaacaatTCTCACTTACACACACAATTGGATTAAAAATAATTACGCTGGATGGCACTCTTTCAATGCGGTAATGCAAAACAGTGGGAAAgagaactttattttatttttaacacgtGAACTGTGTTatatttaggcttgctactattagatttaattttttttgccaaatcaatgattaatatcgacgtttattttagaaatgttttaccGTTTtgttttcgatctttatttttcaattcaagcagagaataggtgaaatcgacctttatgccattgagaaacgtgtcatttagcgaaacccctttatcatattcaacaaaaccatggttaccaacattctaactgaaataatGTATGGTCACAGCAGTGCTATACCTTGTATAGATAAatatcctacacaaattaaagaATTGACTCAAACCGTAGGAAAAAAAGAAGCATATAAGTGTATTACGCAGACTTTTATAGTATAAATTTACAAGtacaaataatatgcacagaacaaaacattagacagttgaacagaactaacttgcacttattattcagagtctgcgctcccccctctcctgcttcagcacagctggactcaaagtcactggaaggcaaggcagactggcccgcttcgtcctgccgcggagacttcagccgtcggtcagggtattgtgcaaaATATTCATTAAgcgttttcctcttgcgccccattttcaaattaaactagtaactgtcaccgtatagctatagcaaaagcttacctacaccttaaccagctaatttcaaagtaggcgctttgaatgacaggcgctgtagctggcaaatgaaagtgcacagtcagtgcaGGTCATGATGAttaacagtcatttaaacaaatgagagcattgtaGTGCTTCTTCAATCAACGAGAtcctgtcagaacagggtgaaatgacaaggacagtgaaactacagtactaacggaccactgagggACAGGACAGACAGGAAGTATAGAAACTACGCAAACTAGAGATATtcctaaatgattatttttggtaagaaataAATAGGAGAGTGATTTTACCCACGGTTATCCTAAATAAATTTCccattttttgggaattcgacatttaacaagctttaccgattaatatcgaaaagtagcaagcctagttatattgAACAATTATACACAGTATTTTTAGGGAGCATTTCTCTCTATTTGCATACATGAGCGTTTTATCAAAGAAGGTTGGCGATCATGTTTGGTACTTGCAAGCAAATGACAATAGTTTGACTGTGAATATTCTGGTCACTACGGCTCAAAGTGAAGTCTCAGATAAGATTAACCAGGCTGTGCTGAACATAAAACCCATGCAGTTTTTAAAATTTGGGGAATATGTTTTTTagtaataaatatttgttttttcagttgCACATAGCATAGTCATATATAGGATTTAAAATGTACACCCTAAAACATAAGAAGGTGGGGTTCAAGATTTTTTTATCTTTCTATTTCATAATAAAAGATTCAGGGCCGAGTTATGTATAATAAATGCATCTATAAATAATAAACCTAATGCCTTTATGATTTGTCTATAAATTAACAACTTTTGTAGTACATTTGGGAACGCACTACCAACATAACTGCAGTGCAAACAATTCCAAAcagccagataaaaataaaagcaatgcaGTACTCAAAAACAACCTGCTTGACTTCTAACCCACTTTCTAGCTGTATTATTTATCTGGGAACATCCAAACCTTTTAGGATCCCCGAGCAACAAAATGTAGCATTGAAAGGAATGTGTTTCATTAGAgtacaaaatggaaaatctacAAATAGCCATCAAAGTTGAAAACTTTACTCTTTTttccttcacacacacaccagaggaaAAGATTCATCAAACCTGTggctaaacaaaaaatatataacgttacaaaattacattacagtattgtgtttttgtttatctaTTCGGATACAAAATTTATATCAAAGTGTTATTTAAGAAACATGACAGCAAATGAAGTGTCCTCTGAATTTTGACTcgtcctgaaaaaagaaatgataAAAAAGGAGTCTATATACCTGTGGCCTTTGAGAGAAATCATACCGAGTTTAGCAGCTTCAtccaaaaatgttttttccagGGCTGCGTCTCCATTATTATTTCCGATTCGGAAAGGAATGTTCATTCTGCTTCTGCTTTTCACTTCAACAGGGCACCTTTTATTGAAATTGATGCATTTTTGGTCAGTCtcagagaaatgtaataaataaatcaaggctTTTTAGCAGATAcccatttcccccccccccccaatttcaAAGacactaacagttttttctatgaATGAAGAATAAAACTAAAGTATGGGTTACAGTAATAGGTCACGCTTAACTTTAAGGGCCGTTTGTTTATTAAccgttaacaaacagctaataagcATGTTCACGTacgttatttattttctgttaacttagttaaataaataatatgccaACTAAAattgcaaacaccagagccctatggatgatcaatacccagtcaatcatatgcttgaaatcggttcagattgttactgtagtaatgtttagcaaattaaatcaggtttttattaaccctaacctaaaaattaacaatgtttgttatcagttaataaactaaaaaaaaaaaagagccattaaaataaagtgtgacccagTAATATGCTACAGCTAACAATTAGCaagcttcaggttttttttttttgcagtgataTGCTGCCCCCTTTTCCCGGAGATAAATACTGACCTACATCCATCATATGTATGTGACGCACAAAAGGTACTGTCCATATGGCCGGACAGGTTACTTCATATACTGTATGCCCAGATTGTTGCAAAAAACTTAAGGATGTCTGTATCAAGTGTCAGCAcagttggataagcagttctctagagaTCTCAAACTGTAAAATGTGATATTCAGATGTACAGAATGATAACAGACACtcaagaaaaaaaatcttaatctgCGACTGTGTGTTGCTTAATTAAAACCACTACAACCCACAAACAATGAGAATAATTAAAATACTTACACATAGAATCCATTAGATTCATTAATCAGGTCATAAATCAACTTTGATTTAGTGATGTTAAGTTTCTCCATGGCTTTAGCGCTCCCATTGTTCTTGATCCATTCAAGGACCAGCCCCATGATGTAGAtactagttttaaaataaaaagaaatgtgttaaaacGCAACATTTATAGAACCACCAACACAATTATCTGACTTGGGTGTACCAACAATTTACAAGTGGGCAGAATAATTTCCGATTTACCTGAAACATGGAGGAGTATTGTATATGGAGTTATTCCCAGCCTGAATTTTGTAGTCCAGCACAACAGGGCATTCTTTGAGGGCAACTCCCAACAGGTCTTCACGAACTATCACCACTGTCACCCCAGCACAACCAATGTTCTTCTGAGCACCAGCAAAGATCAGACCAAACtaaagaaggaggaggagagggggttaTTTAAGCATTTCACAAAACCAGCGGAGTTCTATATTTTCCCATAAGCaactgaaatttaaaaataaagaaaataaaaaatggtatgttaccatgaaaatgtgtttgaagttCAGAGTCTGTGATAAGTGTTAAGTTACTGCTGTGACTAGACACAATAAAAGCTGCTTGCAAGGGTCTGATGCATCAACACGTTTCTGACAAGATATGGTAACTTGAgatttaattatgttttaaacTAATCCTTCTATAGAGGATTGTGTGGTCTACAAGGGTATGCACTGCCTTGACCCAAGAAAAATCTCATTTTTATTCCAAAACTGCCAGCttctgtatattttgtttaaaacagatTTAACCCCATAGTCAGGATCTTCAACCCAAAGCAATAACTGTACAGTTCACAAATTATATTTTCAGTGTACAACAGACAGTGTCTTCCATTCCTGTAGGGATATATAAGGCCTAAAAATGAGGAGAGGGTCTTGAATTTAGAACAAGCTTTACCTTTGAGACATCCACCGGCTTAGATAAGAAATTGGATGACATGTCACAGGCAAGGACAGCTTCTTTAATGTCAGGGATAAAGTCAAACTCCACACCGTTCACTGTCTCATTAGAGCAATAATATACATAGGATGCACCAGGGCTCAACTTCCAGGTGTTGGGGTCTGGAATTTCTATGAgaaaaaagtaaacatttaaaaccaaggaatttgatgcattttatttgtacacattttttttttttttatgtactgaaCAAAAAAGTAGCATCTCAGAGGCAAAGCTGTGGCTTGCACTCAAGTTAGTGGAACAACTTCCCCAAAGTTTTTTAAAACATGGGATCCTGTTCCCGAGATGTAGCCTTTGGGTGCAATGAAAATCTATCAATTGTATAAAAGTACTTCTTGAGCCCTACATCTATAGCATGTAGAATAAAATCTCAAAAATATCTATTCAATTTGTGAAAGATGAATGTCCATACCATGTTTCTTTACAACTGAACTGTATGAAAGATTCTCATTATAAGCATGGCATATTTATGCATGTTTGGGCACCTCAACTTCCGGATTCTAGCGAGTCACCGCCCCAGTTTGAATGatcgcacccccccccccccccctaggttttaataaccatgtgcaaataatgctggaggggaaatatcgcggctcttcagatcagatgatacagactcagTCTGCAGGATTACACTTTCCTGTTACActacaatccttttttttttttttttttttttaagacaccgCAAGAGCTGTAACTCAggcatttatttgtattgtagcGATACacgtttgtgtgttttgtgatgtATTTCCActgtttgtgtactgtaattcctactgtaattgtgttcccttccTGCTCTGTTTTTCTCCCCCACTGCTGGTGTGTTtgcctctgtctctgtctgtgtggtcCTATGCCTTTTGTGTCTCCCTTGTAATTGgctgtttgtctgtgttttgtcTTAATGATAACTCGCCCCCTCGGTATATGCCTGTTGTCAGGGATATTGATCCCTTGCCTGCGAGGGATATAATGTAATCACCACTATAAAACAGAACTGCTGACTGTTGGTTTATTCCACTACTTGCACACTGGAGACAGGTTTAAAAACAACAGGAAGCAAATCTTGTGCAACACTCTGTAGTCATTCCTGTCTTTCATGTTATATATAAACGTTAACTGATATTGTAGAAAGGGGAAATAAAATAACCGATTCTGGACCTTTTACAGTATATTGCCTGAAACTACTTATAAGGTGTTAGATAGATATGGATAAACTATTCAAAATGTGTGTGTACCGTATTATTGTATATATAAGCTCATGCGTCAATTCAAAAAGGTGTGGTTATGcggtactgtattttatttacagctgAACAGTTGGATTCTTACTTGTATAGCTGTCCAGTTTAGGGTGGACAATATTCACTTTGCCATACTTCTCAGCCTCTTTAGCAGCCTTGGCTGACCATGCCCCAGTGACTATGTAGTCAGCGCATCTTTCTTCCTTCAATCCTAGCAGGTTCAACGGCACTGCACTGAACTGAGCCGATCCACCACCTTGGAGAAAAATCACCTTGTAGTTCTCAGGAATGTAActgcaggaaacaaaacaaatgtattgccATACTACAGTCATTATCTAGAAATGTCAAAATGGAAGTTGCAATGGAAGTGCAGAGAAAGGCACAGAGGATTTCTGAGGAGGAAACTGGTGTTTGTGAGGCTTTTGCATCTAACCGTCAGAAAATATTCCAGGAGAAGGGATACTATATATTTACATCAGGGCATTAATAACCTCTGTCCCCACAAAGTTCAACTGCTTACAAGAATGCACGCACGCTAACTTTGTAACAATGTAGCATACTggctattttttatattttattttaaatgaacatttaaaGAATGCtgtcacaaaaataaagaaaaactagaACATTATTCAAACAATCACGTTTAATAGTAAACATAACCGTTTCGGTTTTCCGTTTAAAACTACATTCGTGCAAGCTCTACAAGAATATTTAGCGTGACTACAAATATTAAAAGTTAACTTACAGAAGCTCGCGCAAAAGGTTTTCTGTTGAATTCAAGATTTTCGTGAAATCTGCAGACCTGTGACTCATCTCTAAAAAGAGCATGGGGAAAAAGCAATTACGATAGGGTaggctaatattaaaataatgtttgaaaCCATCTTGAAAAGCAGGGTAGTTGAACAGCACTTACCAAGGACACTGATGCCCAGTCCTTTGTAATCCAACAGCTCTTTCTGTGCTTCAAGCAAAACCTATTGAAGATTTGAAAGAAACAGTCACAAGTGCACCAAGGGACCACATTTTCATTGTCGCCAGCAACCGTAAACAAATGAAGCGTCAGCAAGAAATACCTCCCCAATTCATCGTATTTTGTTTTGtgacagagatagatagatagagatgaAACTTAAAACTAGTAATGGTTTAACTTTTGTTTCTACTGCAAGTACAAAAAAATGGGTAAAGTACCGTTCACTCTGAACACGACTACTGATGCGAGGTGCGCCTCCACTGCTGTACTATCATTGCAAAGCTGATGCAATCCAATACACTTTATAAAACTACGCGaatggttgtttgtttgtttgttttccataaAATAATCTTTGCCATCGCGGAcagtacttattttaactccGTCTTACACAGGAATCAAGACTCTGACAAATGTACAACGTTGCAAATGTGTATGAGTGACCCTAATTGCATCAGTTGAATACTTCATTACCGTAGGTGAAAGTTCAAATGCAGCTCCACAATTTCACTAacgagtttaaaataaaaaatataaagcatAGCATTACACACCAGGACTAGTAGAATAACTGAATTAAATAACTGCACAACACTTAAGATACTAGGTACCACCAGCACGGACTTACCGAATGTGGAACTTTAGCAGGTCCCGCACCAAAATTGACTGTTTCCGTCTTATTCTCCATAGTATTGTTCAGCTTACTTCTTACTTTAAATATATACCGTATATTTTTCCTCTATCGACGCCaagacactattttttttttagtgcaggtCCCTGTCCTGTGCACTGGAAATTTCTATCATCTGCAATATAAATGTTGTTGTATCGACTATTTTCATTGGCCGCTTTCACATGGTGACTGTGATTGGTATCAACCCATTGGTTACACGAGTTTCTACTCTGGCATAATTGGCTACCAGGTTCACGAGACCTGCTCGTGATCAGAGCAGCTCCATGCAAGTCTGCACACAGATTGCACCATCCAGCGATCAATTCAATATGTCGCCGACAGTTGCCTGAGCA encodes the following:
- the psat1 gene encoding phosphoserine aminotransferase; protein product: MENKTETVNFGAGPAKVPHSVLLEAQKELLDYKGLGISVLEMSHRSADFTKILNSTENLLRELLYIPENYKVIFLQGGGSAQFSAVPLNLLGLKEERCADYIVTGAWSAKAAKEAEKYGKVNIVHPKLDSYTKIPDPNTWKLSPGASYVYYCSNETVNGVEFDFIPDIKEAVLACDMSSNFLSKPVDVSKFGLIFAGAQKNIGCAGVTVVIVREDLLGVALKECPVVLDYKIQAGNNSIYNTPPCFSIYIMGLVLEWIKNNGSAKAMEKLNITKSKLIYDLINESNGFYVCPVEVKSRSRMNIPFRIGNNNGDAALEKTFLDEAAKLGMISLKGHRSVGGIRVSLYNAITVEEARKLAEFMKVFMKTHQS